The window ATTCCTGGGTGCGCGCGCAAATCACTAGCGTGCGAGTCCTAACCATGAGTCGCTCGGCTGGTCTGGCGTGCAATACACCGGAGGCGTCCGACAATGTCCGGTGCAACCGGCGAATTTGGGCAGGCGACCTTAGCATTGCTTCCGGAGCGAGCCCGTTCGTCGAAGAACCGGAGCCGGCTTCCCTGGGATTCGAAGGGGCAACGCCTGCGAGCGCCGGCCGCCCTATCACCCGACCGTGCTGCTCCAGATCGACGTCGCGGCTGCCTCGATCGCGTGCAGCCGAGCCGTCGCCTGGCGCGACCGTGCCAGCGCGATCTTGAACTGATGGGGTTTGACTGGCCGGCATGCGCCGGACTTCAAGACCGTCGCCGCATTCAGGCGACGCAATGGAGAAGGCAGTCGCAACGACTGCCGACGCTTCGTGTGATTCTGATATGCCGCGAGCCGCAGCCGTTCAGCTGAACCGGAGTATCGTCATGGTGGCTGCAAGGCCCGGCTCGTTGTCGGCGAACTCCAGAAAACCATGGTGCAGCGTCGCCACCGCTTTGACGAGCGCAAGCCCGAGCCCGACGCCCGGCGTTCCCCGGCTTCGGTCGCCGCGATAGAAGCGCTCCGTCACCTTGGACCGTTCGGCAAACGGAATACCGGGCCCGTCATCCGACACCGTGACCTCGATCCGATCGTCGCGCTCACACAGCGACACCTCGACCTCGCCGTTGTCCTGCGCATACTTCAGCGCGTTGTCGATCAGATTGCCGATCGCTTGCGCGAGCAGCAACGGGTCGACCTCGGCCAGCACCTCGGTTTCCGAGCACAGCAACAGCGTCAGCGAAATGCCGCGCAACTCCGCGACCGGCTGATAGAACTCGACGGCATCCGACAGGATGGTCACGACGTCGCTTTTGACGAAACCCGAGCGCCGCACGCCCGCATCGATCTCGGCGAGACGCAGCAGCGCATTGAAAATGCCGATCACGCGGTCCACGTCGGTCATCGCGACTTCGAGCTGGCCCAGCGTGTCTTCGTCGCCCTTCTTGCGCAACCCGAGCAGCAGCACCTCGAGTCTCGAACGCAGTTCGGTGAGCGGCGTGCGCAGATCGTGCGCAATCGCGTTCGACACATTGCGAACACCGTTCAGCACTTCGATCAACGCGTCCTGCGCCTGGATGCGCGTCCTCACCTCTTCTTCGAGCCTCGCGTTCTGTTCCTGCTGCAAGCGTTGCAATGCATGCAGCTGCAGATGCGTCTGCACGCGCACGGCCACTTCTTCCATTTGCAGCGGCTTGGTCACGAAGTCCATCGCGCCGACGCGGAAGCCCGTGATCTTGTCCTCGGTCTGCGTCAGCGACGTCATGAAGATCACGGGGATATCCCGTGTGACCGGATTGTCCTTGAGCGCGCGACAGGTCTGGAAGCCGTCGAGGCCAGGCATCATCACGTCGAGCAGGATCAGGTCAGGCTTGACCAGTTCGGCGCGGCGCAGCGCTTCGTGGCCGTCGCGCGCGACGGCCACGCGCATCCCTTCGGCTTCCAGCGTATCGACGACGAGCCCGAGATTCGCTGCCGTGTCGTCGACCACGAGCACGACGGGCGCGTCCATGTTGTGCTCTCGCATCGTCAACTCCCTTCGCTGTTCAGATGATGTTCGATCAACGAAAGCAGGGCCTGCGATTCGTAGGTCATGGCAAGGTGCCGCAAACGCGCGGCGAACGGTTCATACTTTTCATGCGAACTCGCAAGACGATCGGCGTGCCGGCTGATGTCGCGCATCGAGCCGAGCAGCGCATAGCGGTGCAGCGCCGCCATGTCCTCGCGCGGCGGAATGATCATCGGCCGGTCAGCTTCGCAGGCCGGGCCGGCGCCCTGTTGGGTCGCCAGGCCGAGCAGCATCGCGATCGAGCCCAACAGGCGGTCGAGATTGAGCGGCTTTTCCAGAAACACGTTTGCGCCCGCGTCGATGTTCGCGCGTGCGTTCTGTTCGGAGGCGTCGGCGGATACGACGATCACGGGCGTCGCGCCCAGTGTGTGCGAGCGGCGCAGATGGTGCAGCGTCTCTATGCCGCCCATCAAGGGCATCACCGTGTCGAGAACGATCAGGTCGGGCGCGCACGCTGCAGCCTTGTCGAGCGCATCGCGCCCATCGCTGCTTTCGATCACCCGAAAGCCCGCCTGCCCCAGCACTTCCGCCAGAAGCGCGCGGTTCGCGGGGACATCGTCGACCACCAGAATGACGCGGCGCGCGCCGTCGAGGCGGTCCGCCTGGAGACGCGGTATGCGCTCGCACGGCCCCGCCGCCGACGCGGGCGCATCCAGTTCAAAACCGAACACGCTGCCCTCGCCGGCCGAACTCGTGACTTCGATCTCGCCGCCCATCATGCGCACGAGTTGCCGGCTGATCGCGAGACCCAGGCCCGCGCCGCCGCCGCGCCGCGTGTGATCGCCCGCCTGTTCGAACGGCTGAAAGATCGCTTCCAGCCGGTCGGCGCTCACGCCGATACCGGTATCGCGCACCTCGAAGCGCAGGCGCCCGGCCGCGCCCCGGCTGACCGACAGCGTGACCTCGCCGTGGTCGGTGAACTGGACGGCATTCGCGAGCAGATTGAGCAGCACCTGGCGAAGCCGGCGCTCATCGACACGGACCACGGCGGGCAGATCGGGCGCGGCCACATAGTTCAGCACGAGGCGCTTTTGCTGCGCGCGCACGGCGACGATTTCCGCGATCGTCTCGAGAAACCCGCGCAGCGACACTTCGCCGACCTGCAGTTCCAGCTTGCCGGCGCCCAGACGCGCGAAGTCGAGAATATCGTTGATCAGCGTCAGCAGATGCTGCCCGCTCTGCTCGATCACGCCGACGCTCGCCAGCTGGCGCGTGTCGAGCCGCGCGTCACGCTGGAGTATCTGCGCATAGCCGAGAATGCCGTTGAGCGGCGTGCGCAGCTCATGGCTGATGTTGGCGAGGAACTGGTCCTTCGCGCGGCTGGCCGCTTCCGCCGCATCCTTCGCGACGCGCACCGTTTCTTCCAGCGCCTTGCGCTCGGAGATGTCCTGAATGATGACGATGACGTGCGCCGTCTGCCCGGACGCGTCGTGCTGAAGCGCAACCGACAGCGTGACCCACACGCGCTCCCCGTCGAACCTGACGAGCGGCACTTCCTCCGAATAATGCTTGAGCCTGCCTTCCGTCAGCAGGCGGAACCGCTCGGTGCTCGCCACGCTGAAATCGGCATGAATCAGCTCGTGCAGCCGTCGCTGCTGCAACGCGTCGCGCGGCCAGCCGACGATCTCGCCCGACCGTTGATTCACACGCAGAAAGCGCCCATCGAGATCGCAATGCGCGACGCCGACCGCGGCGTTTTCGAAGGTGCCGCGAAAGCGCTCCTCGCTCGCGCGCAGCGCCTGCTCGGTCATCTTCAGTTCCGTGATGTCGACCAGACTGCCGACGAAGCGCACCGGCTTGCCCGTCGCGTCGCGGCGCGCGGTGCCGCGCACCAGCACCCAGCGGTCGCTGCCGTCGCGATGCCGCAGCCGGTTCTCCAGCTCGAACAGGCCATCGCCGCTTTCGAGGAACGACGCGACCGCGCGATCCGTGCTGTCGCGATGATCGGGATGCAGCACGCTCATATACGCTTCGTAATCGAGGCGCGCCTGCGGCGTGTCGAAGCCTAGCCACTCGTAGATGTTCGAATAGCGAGCGAAGCCGCGCTTGTGATCGCCTTCGGGCATGTCGATTTCCCACACGCCGACATTCGAGCCGTACATCGCCATTTCGAGTCGCGCATTGGTCTCGCGAAGAATCTCCGCCTCCTGCGCGCGGCGCTTTTGCGTCACGTCGCGAAACACGATCACGATGCCCTGCCGTACGCCGCGTTCGTCCGTCATCGGCGTGCCCGTGCATTCGACCGGCAGGTCGCTGCCGCCGCGCGCGCGCAGAATGGTGCGCGCGGGCAGCCCGCCGTCGCTCCCGGTTTGCAGCACGGCGGCCATCGGATCCTCGATCGGCGCGTGGGTGTTCTCGTCGTGCAGACTGAAGACCTCGCTCAGCCGCCGTCCCGTCGCTTCGCTGCGCGACCACCCCGTCAGCGCTTCGCCGGCGAGATTGACGAAGGTGACGAAGCCGTCCACATCGGTCGACAGCACGCCGTCGCCGATACTCGACAGCGTGATCGCATAGCGCTGCTCGCTCTCGCGCAAACGCCGCTCGGCGCCGTGCTTGTAAAGCGCCATTTCGACGACGGTACGCAACTGCATGTCGTCGAAGGGCTTGAGCACGTAGCCGTACGGTTCCGCTGCCGTCGCGCGGCGGATCGTCTCTTCGTCCGCATAGGCGGTGAGAAATACGACGGGAATGTCGCGCGCTTCGCGGATACGCCGCGCGGTGTCGATGCCGTCCAGTTCGCCCTCGAGCCGCACGTCCATCAGCACCAGATCCGGCTTGCTGTCTGCGGCCAGCGTTTCGACCAGCGCGAGCGCGTCTTCGCCGCTGCCCGTGCTGCCGACCACGACATAGCCCGCGCGGCTCATCTGTTGCGCGATGTCGCGCGCGACGATGCGGTCATCCTCGACGATCAAGATTTGCGCGCTGGTCATGTCGTGTGGCCGTCAACGTTCTGCTGCATTGAATTGAATGGTGAAAGTGGTGCCGTGCTGCTGCGCGATATCGATGCGGCCGCGCAATTGCAGCACGAGGTCGTGAACGAGGCGCAAGCCGAGCGTTTCATCGCGTTCGAACGAAAAGCCGGGCGCGAGGCCGACGCCGTCGTCGGCGACGATCAACGCGCAGCGCCGGTCGTCGATCGCCTTGAGTTCGACCTTGAGCACGCCGCCGCGCTGATCCGGGAACGCATGCTTGAGCGCATTCGACACCAGTTCGTTGATGACGAGACCGCACGACACGGCGCGGTTCATGTCGAGCTGAATGTCGTCGACGTCGATCTGCAGGTCGACGCCCAGCCGCCCCATGTCGTAGACGCGCGCCAGATGACCGCATAAGGTCTTCACGTGCGCCGTCATCGCGATGCGCGCGAAGTTGCCCGCGCGATAGAGGTTCTCGTGCACCATCGCCATCGAGCGTACGCGGTTGCGGCTGTCGGCGAACAGTTCGGCCACCGCCTTGTCCGTCACGCGCTCCGCCTGAAGATTCAGCAGGCTGCTGATCAATTGCAGATTGTTCTTCACGCGATGATGCACTTCATGCAGCAGCGCGTCTTTCTCGGCGAGCAACGCATGCTTCTCTTCGAGCGACGCATTTTCGAGCGACACGGCCGCCTGTGACGCAAGCAGCCTGAGCACGGCGAGACGCGCGGGCGTGAACACGCCCGGCGCGAGTTCGTTCTCCAGATACAGCACGCCGATCAGCTTCGACTGCTTGACGAGCGGCAGCGACAGCACCGAACGCGAATGCTGCGCGGCGAAATGCTCGTCGGACGACCAGGTCTGGTCGCAGATCGCATCGTCGATCAGCAACGCGCGCTGCGTGCGAATGCTTTCGAGCAGCACGGCGCTCGACAGATCCTGCGCATTCACCGGTCTGCTGTCGAAGTGCACTTCCGGTCCTTCGCGCCCCGCCACCGCGGTCGCTTCGATCCACAACGCGTCGGCGCGCGGCAGCACGAGCAGCGCGCGCCGCGCGCCCGCGTGTTCGAGCATGATCGTCATCAGCGTGCGCATCAGACGCTCGGGAACCAGTTCGCCGGAGATCGCCTGCGACGCCTTCACCACGGTATCGACGTCGAGTTGTTCGGCGACGACGCCGGGCGCCGGCGCCTGCTCGACGAGCTCGCGCAGCAGCTCGGCATAACGCCGGTCGAGCGACTTCACGCGCGCGATCGCGCCCCAGCGCAACCACGCGCGGCGCGCGTTGCGGACATACGCGGCGGCCGTCGTCGTAAAGCCGCGCGCCAGATAGAACTTCGCGGCAATCTCCTGCGCGAGCGCTTCGTCGTGCGGGAAATCATGCTTGCGCGCGAGCCGGATCGCGTCTTCGTAGCGGTTCATCGCTTCGAACTCGCGGCCCGCGATGCGCGCGATTTCGCCGCTCATCAATGCCGCGCGGCTGCTGAAGTTGCTCGGGCAGTGCTCGGCCCACAGCGCCAGCTGCCGCTGATGCGCGGCGAGCTTGTCCAGATTCCCGGCCCGGGCGGTTTCCGGCGCGCCGTCGTGCCAGCTTGCGCGCGCGAGCCCCGCAAAGAACTGATACTCGGCGATTTCGAAATGACCCGACGATGTCCACAGCAACGGCGACGCCTTACTGTCCGCATGCATCGCGCCGTCGATATCGCCGGCCAGATAGCGCGCCTGCAGCTTGCGGATCCAGTACCAGCACGCCGCGATCGCGAGACTCGGATCGCCGTCGAGGCGCTGCTCGAATGCGGCATCGTCGAAGCGATCGGGAAGCGCGTCATGCGCGTCGAGGTTGCCGCGCAACGAATGAATCAGCGCGAGCTGCGCGGTGATGATGTCGACGATGAGGCCGAACTTCGCGGCCTGAACGATCTGCAGACGACGCTGCGCTTCCTGCTCGACTTCCGCGAGCGGCTCGCCCGCGGCGATCAGCGTCGTGACCGTGCAGCAGCTGCTGAAGCCGATGTAGGTCAGGTCGCCGCCTTCGCTCGCGACTTCGAACGCGCGGCGCAGCAAGGGCAAACCGGTGCGGATCGGC of the Burkholderia ubonensis genome contains:
- a CDS encoding hybrid sensor histidine kinase/response regulator; protein product: MREHNMDAPVVLVVDDTAANLGLVVDTLEAEGMRVAVARDGHEALRRAELVKPDLILLDVMMPGLDGFQTCRALKDNPVTRDIPVIFMTSLTQTEDKITGFRVGAMDFVTKPLQMEEVAVRVQTHLQLHALQRLQQEQNARLEEEVRTRIQAQDALIEVLNGVRNVSNAIAHDLRTPLTELRSRLEVLLLGLRKKGDEDTLGQLEVAMTDVDRVIGIFNALLRLAEIDAGVRRSGFVKSDVVTILSDAVEFYQPVAELRGISLTLLLCSETEVLAEVDPLLLAQAIGNLIDNALKYAQDNGEVEVSLCERDDRIEVTVSDDGPGIPFAERSKVTERFYRGDRSRGTPGVGLGLALVKAVATLHHGFLEFADNEPGLAATMTILRFS
- a CDS encoding PAS domain S-box protein, with amino-acid sequence MTSAQILIVEDDRIVARDIAQQMSRAGYVVVGSTGSGEDALALVETLAADSKPDLVLMDVRLEGELDGIDTARRIREARDIPVVFLTAYADEETIRRATAAEPYGYVLKPFDDMQLRTVVEMALYKHGAERRLRESEQRYAITLSSIGDGVLSTDVDGFVTFVNLAGEALTGWSRSEATGRRLSEVFSLHDENTHAPIEDPMAAVLQTGSDGGLPARTILRARGGSDLPVECTGTPMTDERGVRQGIVIVFRDVTQKRRAQEAEILRETNARLEMAMYGSNVGVWEIDMPEGDHKRGFARYSNIYEWLGFDTPQARLDYEAYMSVLHPDHRDSTDRAVASFLESGDGLFELENRLRHRDGSDRWVLVRGTARRDATGKPVRFVGSLVDITELKMTEQALRASEERFRGTFENAAVGVAHCDLDGRFLRVNQRSGEIVGWPRDALQQRRLHELIHADFSVASTERFRLLTEGRLKHYSEEVPLVRFDGERVWVTLSVALQHDASGQTAHVIVIIQDISERKALEETVRVAKDAAEAASRAKDQFLANISHELRTPLNGILGYAQILQRDARLDTRQLASVGVIEQSGQHLLTLINDILDFARLGAGKLELQVGEVSLRGFLETIAEIVAVRAQQKRLVLNYVAAPDLPAVVRVDERRLRQVLLNLLANAVQFTDHGEVTLSVSRGAAGRLRFEVRDTGIGVSADRLEAIFQPFEQAGDHTRRGGGAGLGLAISRQLVRMMGGEIEVTSSAGEGSVFGFELDAPASAAGPCERIPRLQADRLDGARRVILVVDDVPANRALLAEVLGQAGFRVIESSDGRDALDKAAACAPDLIVLDTVMPLMGGIETLHHLRRSHTLGATPVIVVSADASEQNARANIDAGANVFLEKPLNLDRLLGSIAMLLGLATQQGAGPACEADRPMIIPPREDMAALHRYALLGSMRDISRHADRLASSHEKYEPFAARLRHLAMTYESQALLSLIEHHLNSEGS